One window of the Runella slithyformis DSM 19594 genome contains the following:
- a CDS encoding DUF3748 domain-containing protein → MYSCNDSTYVAEKQLTHDLSYNHDLDNNDNFSPDNQWLVYDTRTDEGGIAASAKIEKVNIESGEKKVLYTLPNNAEWGPGAGAVSYSPVDNSVVFIHGLMSVTKENPYQQWRRTGVIINDAAPNVPVFMDARDITPPYTKGALRGGTHRHEWSGDGQWIGYTYNDAVLKALEEKTGEKHNLRTIGVSKRNSPVPLEKDAQGENVSGEWFSALVVRVTPTPKPGSDEISHAAGDSWVGTQGYRKPDGTRQIARAFIGKVKDKNGQDVDEVFIVDVPNDITAPGDFGPLQGTDTTFPMPPKGTIQRRLTFTADTPRGGCTGIVRSSPDGNQLAFLAKDAKGIQQVFIISPLGGNPVQVTFHDKNVEGSVRWRPDGRQISYVWEGSILLCKIGHESFESRFQPLTQSTHPSPSNLVWSHDGRVLAFNRIIDDEKRGKSKQIFVIKPPVIEH, encoded by the coding sequence ATGTATTCCTGCAATGATTCCACGTATGTAGCTGAAAAGCAGCTCACCCACGACCTGAGCTACAACCACGACTTAGACAACAACGACAATTTTTCTCCCGACAACCAATGGCTCGTCTACGACACCCGCACCGACGAAGGCGGCATTGCGGCCTCGGCTAAGATCGAGAAGGTCAATATCGAATCGGGCGAAAAGAAAGTGTTGTACACGCTTCCCAATAATGCCGAATGGGGTCCCGGAGCGGGTGCCGTGAGTTATTCACCGGTCGATAACAGCGTGGTGTTTATTCACGGCTTAATGAGTGTGACCAAAGAAAATCCGTACCAACAATGGCGACGAACCGGTGTCATCATCAACGATGCGGCCCCCAACGTACCCGTCTTTATGGATGCCCGCGACATTACCCCGCCCTACACCAAAGGAGCATTACGCGGCGGTACGCACCGCCACGAATGGAGCGGCGACGGGCAGTGGATCGGTTATACCTACAACGATGCCGTTTTGAAGGCGTTAGAAGAAAAAACGGGTGAAAAACACAACCTCCGCACCATCGGCGTTTCCAAACGGAATAGCCCCGTACCATTGGAAAAAGACGCGCAGGGAGAAAACGTGTCGGGCGAATGGTTCAGTGCCTTAGTGGTTCGGGTAACGCCCACTCCCAAACCCGGCTCCGACGAGATCAGCCATGCCGCAGGAGACAGTTGGGTAGGGACACAAGGCTACCGGAAACCCGACGGCACGCGTCAAATCGCCCGGGCATTTATCGGAAAAGTAAAAGACAAAAACGGCCAAGACGTGGATGAAGTCTTTATCGTCGATGTTCCGAATGACATAACAGCTCCGGGTGACTTTGGCCCCTTGCAGGGAACAGACACCACTTTTCCCATGCCGCCCAAAGGAACGATTCAACGTCGGCTCACTTTTACGGCCGACACGCCCCGGGGAGGCTGTACGGGCATTGTCCGTTCTTCTCCCGATGGCAATCAATTGGCTTTCTTAGCCAAAGATGCCAAAGGCATTCAGCAGGTTTTCATCATCTCACCACTTGGCGGCAACCCCGTTCAGGTAACCTTTCATGACAAAAACGTAGAGGGAAGCGTGCGTTGGCGTCCTGACGGCAGACAGATCAGTTACGTTTGGGAAGGCAGTATCCTTTTGTGCAAAATCGGTCACGAATCGTTTGAATCCCGCTTTCAGCCATTGACCCAATCCACGCACCCGTCACCCTCTAATCTCGTTTGGTCGCACGATGGACGCGTCCTTGCCTTTAATCGGATTATTGACGACGAAAAAAGGGGCAAGTCCAAACAAATATTCGTGATCAAGCCACCTGTTATTGAACATTAA
- a CDS encoding alpha/beta hydrolase family protein, with protein sequence MKSIQQRFYAFFLVLAVFVSGCNKSTDPTPGNSYLVSSTLIGEFTKEQLAQRVASSDPSFAAIAPFLQNGIKVYKLVYKTKNTDGKEIQASGAFLFPVKTGTMPMISIQHGTIRSDAEAPSYFAANSEANVAGSLFAALGYIIAYPDYIGYGASNKVPHPYEHRASLASASLDMIRASKEFMREQKISWDERLYIAGYSAGGYATMSLQKKIEEETGTEFNLKASSCGAGAYDKTAFMKYLIGTRTGGAVSSNQLYLWVTLTYDRLYSLNRPLTQYFKEPWAGLIQASRENTNVNVSFNTIFTDAFVKGIADGTDTGFLNAVKDNDVFDWKPKTPTRLYHGTADQLVFYFNSQNAVNAMKARGAANVELVPLPGKDHGTAITDFLLGTYQFFSSIQ encoded by the coding sequence ATGAAATCAATCCAACAACGTTTTTACGCTTTTTTCCTTGTTTTAGCAGTATTTGTCAGCGGTTGTAATAAAAGCACCGACCCAACACCCGGAAACAGCTACCTGGTCAGCAGTACACTTATCGGTGAATTCACCAAAGAACAATTGGCTCAACGCGTGGCCTCGTCAGACCCTTCTTTCGCGGCCATTGCCCCCTTTCTTCAAAACGGAATTAAGGTCTACAAATTGGTGTATAAAACCAAAAACACCGACGGCAAAGAAATTCAGGCTTCGGGTGCCTTTCTTTTTCCGGTAAAAACGGGGACGATGCCCATGATCAGTATCCAACACGGCACGATTCGCAGCGATGCCGAAGCTCCCTCTTACTTTGCCGCCAACAGCGAAGCAAACGTGGCGGGATCCCTTTTTGCAGCGTTAGGCTACATCATTGCCTACCCGGATTACATTGGTTATGGAGCTTCCAACAAAGTACCTCATCCGTACGAGCACCGTGCCAGTCTGGCATCTGCCTCACTGGATATGATCCGGGCTTCGAAGGAATTTATGCGTGAACAAAAAATCTCCTGGGACGAACGACTGTACATCGCAGGGTATTCGGCAGGCGGCTATGCAACCATGTCTTTACAAAAGAAAATTGAAGAAGAAACCGGGACCGAATTTAACCTGAAAGCCTCCAGTTGCGGCGCGGGAGCCTACGACAAGACGGCATTTATGAAATATCTTATAGGCACCCGGACGGGCGGAGCGGTGAGTTCAAATCAGCTGTATCTTTGGGTAACACTTACCTATGATCGCCTCTACAGCCTCAATCGCCCTCTGACCCAATACTTCAAAGAGCCTTGGGCGGGCCTGATTCAGGCGAGTAGGGAAAACACGAATGTCAACGTAAGCTTTAATACTATTTTTACCGATGCATTCGTAAAAGGCATTGCCGACGGCACTGATACCGGATTTTTGAATGCCGTCAAAGACAATGACGTGTTTGACTGGAAGCCCAAAACTCCGACCCGTCTCTACCACGGCACCGCCGATCAGCTGGTGTTCTATTTTAACTCCCAAAACGCCGTCAATGCCATGAAAGCACGCGGCGCCGCAAATGTAGAACTTGTTCCGCTTCCCGGCAAAGACCACGGCACTGCCATTACTGACTTCCTGCTGGGTACTTATCAGTTCTTTTCTTCGATACAGTAA
- a CDS encoding DUF349 domain-containing protein, with protein MENATLMDEYGYVLDGKVFLKGYSGNPDRQIGEVKRTEQEAIDYFKNRFTIASGKVEQLEKDVEEAQNKGSYLTKLVQLRKKLLSFDGLGDFIPLLERLDKLETVLEDLIKVNQEKNLEIKRALLEETRAVTVVGDDWQGATDQLQEIKSKWIRTGPVDKEYQEEIEGTFQALLDTFFQQRRDFFSDLNRTIADRIERYTELIAKSDMLVRMYDVEEASRQLRQIRAEWKEVGEIPVKRSAKMYKQFKRSNQRIIDKYNRVKGIVVQTYENPLVTKQREMCREAEQLARSSDIIQASERAKVLLNQWKEIRLPPRVGDKMVAERFRSACDKIFELSYLARVISRKYPAFEIRSEEDQLNIKTREMEWLIKREKADLEVTIASAQNMPPDPETERQMMGKINIQRRKITMKEKILEEFKAKMK; from the coding sequence ATGGAAAACGCCACCTTAATGGACGAATACGGCTATGTCTTAGACGGCAAGGTATTCTTAAAAGGGTATTCAGGTAACCCGGATCGCCAAATCGGCGAAGTTAAAAGAACAGAACAGGAAGCCATTGATTATTTCAAAAACCGCTTCACGATTGCTTCCGGAAAAGTAGAACAGCTTGAAAAAGACGTTGAAGAAGCCCAAAATAAGGGCTCTTACCTGACCAAATTGGTACAATTGCGTAAAAAACTGCTCAGTTTTGATGGATTGGGCGATTTTATTCCTCTGTTGGAGCGATTGGATAAACTTGAAACGGTCCTGGAAGACCTGATCAAGGTGAATCAGGAAAAGAACCTCGAAATCAAACGCGCTTTACTGGAAGAGACCCGCGCCGTGACGGTGGTGGGGGATGATTGGCAGGGTGCTACCGATCAATTACAGGAGATCAAATCCAAATGGATACGCACCGGACCCGTTGATAAAGAGTATCAGGAAGAAATTGAAGGTACATTCCAAGCATTATTGGATACCTTTTTTCAGCAACGCCGCGACTTTTTCTCTGATCTGAACCGAACCATTGCTGATCGGATCGAACGCTATACGGAGCTGATCGCTAAATCGGATATGTTGGTGCGGATGTACGATGTCGAAGAAGCCAGTCGACAGCTGCGGCAGATCCGGGCCGAATGGAAAGAAGTGGGCGAGATCCCGGTGAAGCGCTCGGCGAAAATGTACAAGCAATTTAAACGTTCTAACCAACGGATCATTGATAAGTACAACCGCGTGAAAGGAATCGTGGTTCAGACCTACGAAAACCCGTTGGTGACCAAACAGCGTGAAATGTGCCGCGAAGCGGAACAATTGGCGCGCTCGAGTGATATCATTCAGGCGTCTGAGCGGGCCAAAGTGTTACTCAACCAATGGAAGGAGATTCGTCTTCCACCCCGCGTGGGCGATAAAATGGTGGCAGAGCGCTTCCGTTCGGCCTGTGATAAAATCTTTGAATTAAGTTACCTTGCCCGGGTGATCTCGCGTAAATATCCGGCGTTTGAGATTCGCTCGGAAGAAGATCAGCTCAATATCAAAACGCGCGAAATGGAGTGGCTCATCAAACGCGAGAAAGCAGATTTGGAAGTGACCATAGCCAGTGCTCAAAATATGCCTCCCGATCCCGAAACAGAACGCCAGATGATGGGAAAAATCAATATTCAACGTCGTAAGATTACGATGAAGGAGAAGATTCTCGAAGAGTTTAAGGCGAAGATGAAGTAG
- the ettA gene encoding energy-dependent translational throttle protein EttA, whose protein sequence is MSNETIIFSMSRVSKVIPPNRQIIKNIYLSFFYGAKIGVLGLNGSGKSTLLRIIAGIDKNYTGDVVFSPGYSVGMLEQEPQFDPNKTVLEVVQEGTQEVVDLLKEFDQINEAFGDPDADFDKLLERQGEVQEKLDALDAWDLDSKLERAMDALRCPPPDALIANLSGGEKRRVALCRLLLKKPDVLLLDEPTNHLDAESVLWLEEHLRQYEGTVIAVTHDRYFLDNVAGWILELDRGEGIPWKGNYSSWLDQKQNRLAKEEKQESKRQKSLQRELEWVRLAPKARQAKSKARLNAYEKLLDEDGKQKEERLELYIPSGPRLGNKVIEMEGVSKAYGDKLLFENLSFSLPPAGIVGIIGPNGAGKSTLFKLITGQEKPDNGSITIGDTVQIAYADQEHNQLEAGKTVFQQISEGNEWIILGGKQSNARAYVSRFNFSGSDQEKKIGNLSGGERNRVHMAMMLKEGGNVLLLDEPTNDLDINTLRALEEGLENFAGCAVIISHDRWFLDRLCTHILAFEGDSQVYWFEGNFSDYEENRRKRLGTEATPTRIKYKKLMA, encoded by the coding sequence ATGAGTAACGAAACTATTATTTTCTCAATGTCGAGGGTAAGTAAAGTAATTCCCCCCAATCGACAAATCATTAAAAACATTTATTTATCTTTTTTCTACGGGGCCAAAATAGGTGTTTTAGGCCTAAATGGCTCGGGAAAATCCACTCTTCTACGGATCATAGCAGGCATAGACAAAAACTATACCGGAGATGTCGTCTTCTCACCGGGTTACAGCGTCGGAATGCTTGAGCAGGAGCCTCAATTTGACCCTAACAAAACCGTTTTGGAGGTGGTACAGGAAGGAACGCAGGAGGTAGTGGATTTATTGAAAGAATTTGACCAAATAAATGAAGCCTTCGGTGATCCGGATGCTGATTTCGACAAACTGCTGGAACGTCAGGGCGAAGTGCAGGAAAAGCTGGATGCCTTGGATGCCTGGGATCTGGACAGCAAGCTGGAGCGCGCCATGGATGCGCTTCGCTGCCCCCCGCCCGATGCCCTCATTGCCAATCTTTCCGGCGGAGAAAAACGCCGCGTGGCCCTGTGCCGGCTATTGCTTAAAAAGCCCGACGTGCTCCTCCTTGATGAGCCCACCAACCACCTGGATGCCGAGTCGGTTCTTTGGCTGGAAGAGCACCTTCGCCAATACGAAGGCACCGTCATTGCCGTTACTCACGACCGTTACTTTCTGGACAACGTGGCCGGCTGGATCCTTGAATTGGATCGCGGCGAAGGAATTCCGTGGAAGGGCAATTATTCTTCCTGGCTGGACCAAAAGCAGAATCGGTTAGCTAAAGAAGAAAAACAGGAATCAAAACGCCAAAAAAGCTTACAGCGGGAGTTGGAGTGGGTACGCTTAGCCCCCAAAGCCCGTCAGGCCAAATCCAAAGCTCGTTTGAATGCCTACGAAAAACTACTGGACGAAGACGGCAAACAGAAAGAAGAACGCCTGGAGCTATACATTCCTTCCGGTCCGCGATTGGGGAATAAAGTGATTGAAATGGAAGGCGTTTCAAAAGCCTACGGCGACAAACTATTATTTGAAAATCTCTCATTTTCACTGCCCCCTGCGGGTATTGTGGGTATCATTGGGCCAAACGGTGCGGGAAAATCTACGCTTTTTAAACTCATTACGGGTCAGGAAAAACCCGACAACGGCAGCATCACTATAGGCGACACGGTACAGATCGCCTACGCCGATCAGGAACATAATCAATTGGAAGCGGGCAAAACGGTCTTTCAGCAAATATCCGAAGGCAATGAATGGATCATTCTCGGAGGCAAACAGTCCAACGCCCGGGCCTACGTGAGCCGTTTTAACTTTTCGGGAAGCGATCAGGAAAAGAAGATCGGAAACTTATCCGGAGGCGAGCGAAACCGCGTTCACATGGCCATGATGCTCAAAGAAGGCGGCAACGTACTGCTGCTCGATGAGCCTACCAATGACCTGGACATCAATACCCTGCGTGCCCTTGAAGAAGGTCTCGAAAATTTTGCAGGCTGTGCGGTCATCATTTCCCACGACCGCTGGTTCTTAGACCGACTTTGTACGCACATTCTGGCTTTTGAAGGCGACTCTCAGGTGTATTGGTTTGAAGGCAACTTCTCCGATTACGAAGAAAACCGCCGCAAACGCCTCGGCACCGAAGCTACTCCTACGCGCATCAAATACAAAAAATTGATGGCGTAA
- a CDS encoding NAD-dependent epimerase/dehydratase family protein has product MKYSSDSLPIVFITGTNGLIGSAVVRRLLKDGYRVRGGRRLTSDTRLLQGIEAQIEWVDADVLDVTSLEKALQGVTFVIHTAAVVSFVPRDRTQMYDINVNGTANIVNAALAAGIKKMAFVSSVAALGRPDPSKLSEQETAVIDEDQKWEESPLNSHYGKSKYLAELEVWRGVAEGLSAVVVNPSMVLGEGDWSRSSTQLFKYVYDEKKYYTEGLLNYVDVQDVAEAIVTLLFSDISNERYILSAGQVTYRELFTKIATAFGKQPPSKAVSTFMAETIWRVEAVRSWLTGSKPLITKETAKTARTKLVYDGHKITQAIKLTYKPLEETVARVCAEIVKNNR; this is encoded by the coding sequence TTGAAATATTCTTCTGATTCTCTTCCCATTGTTTTTATCACCGGGACAAATGGCCTGATTGGCAGTGCAGTTGTTCGGCGTTTACTCAAGGACGGTTATCGTGTACGAGGAGGACGTCGTTTGACGAGTGATACACGTTTATTACAGGGTATTGAGGCGCAAATAGAGTGGGTTGATGCCGATGTACTCGACGTAACCTCGCTTGAAAAAGCGTTGCAGGGTGTAACGTTCGTCATTCATACGGCAGCAGTGGTATCATTTGTTCCGCGCGACCGTACCCAAATGTATGATATCAATGTGAACGGAACAGCCAATATTGTCAATGCAGCATTGGCGGCCGGGATCAAAAAAATGGCCTTTGTGAGCTCTGTGGCTGCCTTAGGCAGACCCGACCCCTCTAAGTTGTCTGAGCAAGAGACCGCCGTCATTGATGAAGATCAAAAGTGGGAAGAGTCACCGCTGAACTCTCATTACGGAAAAAGTAAGTATTTGGCCGAGCTGGAAGTATGGCGCGGGGTAGCCGAGGGCCTGTCGGCAGTAGTAGTCAATCCGAGCATGGTATTGGGAGAGGGAGATTGGAGCCGCAGCAGCACGCAGTTGTTCAAATATGTATATGACGAAAAGAAATACTACACGGAAGGGCTGCTCAATTATGTAGATGTGCAGGATGTGGCGGAGGCCATTGTGACGCTGCTTTTTTCCGATATCAGCAACGAACGGTATATCCTGAGTGCCGGGCAGGTAACGTACCGGGAGTTGTTCACCAAAATAGCCACTGCGTTTGGTAAACAGCCGCCCTCTAAAGCAGTATCCACTTTCATGGCCGAAACGATCTGGCGCGTGGAAGCGGTACGCTCGTGGCTAACGGGAAGCAAGCCACTCATTACCAAAGAAACCGCCAAAACCGCCCGTACTAAACTGGTGTATGATGGGCACAAAATAACGCAGGCAATCAAACTTACGTATAAACCATTGGAGGAAACGGTGGCACGTGTCTGTGCAGAGATAGTAAAAAATAACCGCTGA
- a CDS encoding DUF937 domain-containing protein produces the protein MNFFASLKEALTEGVISQIAVQKHEKPEKIQKIFDALGVSLVGGLIKRVTTESGMKLVFNQARKIDFEPDQIADILKNELEFERLRAVGEKDLNTVLPGLKSAISSMVAKYAGTQNSLVSSLCGVAMPIVMSVLKHKIAEKKFDAESLAAYLGDQREGLLTILPDLNDKLIETIGIQYLLQNFSVPRTEESGVVSKGAGIDNGQASQPFLVGVDMQQQADYQPYLKWAGLGALVVGAIATGIYFWNQRDVTSNLGDTETDSTMVEARTIQEPAAGYDSLPKDTATAVSPPPAPTLSATNPMAMYLENAAAPQGKVFKFENVDFEDNTTQLKAAANAPVTALAELLRKYPNAQVKLVGYANDAKLPVTNKVLSVKRVFALKDALIKSGISYIRIDAEGRGSGVSSKDSSRIKKPLREIYVRFVKK, from the coding sequence ATGAACTTTTTTGCATCATTGAAAGAGGCTTTGACTGAGGGGGTGATAAGTCAAATCGCAGTACAGAAACATGAAAAACCCGAAAAAATACAAAAGATTTTTGATGCGTTGGGGGTATCCCTTGTGGGAGGGTTAATCAAGCGGGTTACGACAGAATCAGGCATGAAACTGGTTTTTAATCAGGCGCGTAAAATTGATTTTGAACCTGACCAGATCGCCGATATCTTAAAAAATGAATTGGAATTTGAAAGGCTTAGAGCGGTTGGAGAAAAAGACCTGAATACCGTATTACCCGGTCTCAAGAGCGCCATCAGCAGTATGGTCGCCAAATATGCCGGAACCCAAAACTCGCTGGTGTCGTCGCTGTGCGGTGTGGCCATGCCCATCGTTATGTCGGTGCTTAAACACAAGATTGCAGAAAAGAAATTCGATGCCGAGTCGCTTGCCGCGTATTTAGGCGATCAGCGGGAAGGGCTCCTTACGATTCTTCCTGACCTCAACGATAAACTGATCGAAACCATCGGTATTCAATACCTTTTACAAAACTTTTCAGTGCCACGTACCGAAGAATCAGGGGTGGTTTCCAAAGGGGCCGGCATCGACAATGGACAGGCGTCTCAGCCTTTTTTAGTAGGTGTAGATATGCAACAACAAGCTGACTATCAACCTTATCTTAAATGGGCGGGTCTTGGTGCTTTGGTTGTTGGAGCAATAGCGACAGGTATCTATTTTTGGAATCAGCGGGACGTCACCTCCAATTTGGGAGATACTGAAACTGATTCAACAATGGTAGAAGCCCGGACCATTCAGGAGCCGGCAGCCGGCTATGATTCTTTACCGAAAGATACGGCAACGGCGGTCAGCCCCCCTCCTGCACCGACCCTCTCGGCAACCAATCCAATGGCAATGTATTTGGAAAATGCGGCCGCTCCGCAGGGGAAAGTATTCAAATTTGAGAATGTAGATTTTGAAGACAATACCACTCAATTGAAAGCTGCGGCAAATGCTCCGGTTACAGCGTTGGCTGAGTTGCTCAGGAAGTACCCCAACGCACAGGTGAAGTTAGTAGGTTATGCCAACGACGCCAAACTGCCCGTTACCAATAAGGTCCTATCCGTAAAACGTGTGTTTGCCCTCAAAGATGCCCTGATCAAATCCGGTATCAGCTACATACGTATTGATGCAGAAGGACGCGGCTCAGGTGTAAGCTCTAAAGACAGCAGCCGCATCAAAAAACCCCTGCGCGAAATCTATGTACGTTTTGTGAAGAAATAG
- a CDS encoding helix-hairpin-helix domain-containing protein produces the protein MPNDEIVEILELTAKLLELHEADAFKIRTYTSAAFNLSRFNDRELSTMPVAELTQLQGVGKGMAGKIQEIVQTGQLNELEQLMAQTPAGVLEMFKIKGIGAKKIGTIWRQLGIDTIAGLREACETGQIAQLKGFGESTQQKILASMAFLQSQMGKVRMDKGVILADLIKEELQKRFEQVAITGEVARKNETVETIQLLIGAEAPVAAMRQLNDIGWLLQNERISSPFTWRGKIADHSATADLPPQGEAVEQQKTLEIQVEIVLISPHKFEKQRFLLESTEAHLEQPTASGLTLLTVANSFLSVQSAEEIYEKAGLPFVVPEMREGQGEFEWLTKHKNEDLITWNDLRGILHNHSTYSDGRHSLEVMGRYCRELGFEYLGIADHSQTAGYANGLRADRVKLQHEEIERLNQAFETEASKPFKILKGIESDILGDGSLDYPEEVLKTFDYVVASVHSNLSMSLEKATGRLLAAIENPYTTILGHPTGRLLLAREGYPIDHKVIIDACAHHGVVIEINASPWRLDLDWRWIRYCMNRGVLLSINPDAHQKEGYFDMHYGVNAARKGGLTKAMTFNALSLAEMEAYLQKRKPI, from the coding sequence ATGCCTAACGACGAAATTGTAGAAATTCTTGAACTTACTGCCAAGTTACTTGAATTGCACGAAGCCGATGCTTTTAAAATACGGACGTACACTTCAGCGGCCTTTAACCTGAGCCGCTTCAATGATCGGGAACTGTCCACCATGCCGGTGGCTGAGTTGACCCAATTGCAGGGAGTGGGAAAAGGCATGGCGGGCAAAATTCAGGAGATCGTGCAAACGGGACAGTTGAATGAATTGGAACAACTGATGGCCCAAACTCCCGCAGGTGTGTTGGAGATGTTTAAAATCAAAGGAATCGGTGCCAAAAAGATTGGAACTATATGGAGGCAATTGGGCATAGACACCATTGCAGGCTTACGCGAAGCGTGTGAAACAGGTCAAATTGCTCAATTGAAAGGGTTTGGAGAAAGCACTCAGCAAAAAATTCTTGCCTCAATGGCTTTTTTACAAAGTCAGATGGGCAAAGTGCGCATGGACAAAGGAGTCATTTTGGCTGATTTGATCAAAGAAGAACTGCAAAAACGGTTTGAGCAGGTAGCCATTACCGGGGAAGTGGCCCGTAAAAATGAAACGGTCGAAACCATACAGTTGCTGATCGGGGCAGAAGCGCCGGTGGCTGCGATGCGTCAACTCAATGATATAGGTTGGTTGCTGCAAAATGAGAGAATTTCGTCCCCCTTCACGTGGCGCGGCAAGATCGCAGATCACAGCGCCACGGCCGATCTGCCGCCGCAGGGAGAAGCAGTGGAGCAGCAAAAAACGTTGGAAATTCAGGTAGAAATTGTCCTTATTTCGCCTCATAAGTTTGAAAAACAACGGTTTTTACTGGAATCCACGGAAGCCCATTTAGAGCAACCCACGGCGTCCGGGCTTACGCTGCTGACCGTTGCCAACAGTTTTTTATCGGTACAATCAGCGGAAGAGATCTATGAAAAGGCAGGGTTGCCCTTTGTCGTTCCCGAAATGCGCGAAGGCCAAGGTGAATTTGAGTGGTTGACCAAGCATAAAAATGAAGACCTGATCACGTGGAATGACCTGCGGGGTATTTTGCATAATCACAGTACTTATTCCGATGGTCGGCACAGTCTGGAAGTGATGGGGCGGTATTGCCGTGAATTAGGATTTGAATACCTGGGCATAGCCGACCATTCACAAACGGCCGGCTATGCCAACGGCCTCCGGGCCGATCGCGTCAAATTGCAGCACGAAGAAATCGAGCGTTTAAATCAAGCATTCGAGACTGAGGCTTCCAAGCCTTTTAAAATTCTGAAAGGAATTGAATCGGATATTCTGGGCGATGGTTCATTGGACTATCCCGAAGAGGTGCTCAAAACCTTTGATTACGTCGTAGCCTCGGTACACAGCAACCTCAGTATGAGCCTCGAGAAAGCCACAGGACGATTATTGGCCGCCATTGAAAATCCATATACTACTATATTGGGGCATCCTACGGGACGGTTGTTACTGGCCCGGGAAGGCTATCCCATCGACCACAAAGTCATTATTGATGCCTGCGCCCATCATGGGGTGGTCATTGAGATCAACGCAAGTCCCTGGCGATTGGATCTGGATTGGCGCTGGATACGATATTGTATGAACAGAGGCGTGCTGCTGAGTATCAATCCGGATGCGCACCAAAAAGAAGGCTATTTTGACATGCATTACGGTGTAAATGCGGCGCGTAAAGGAGGTCTGACCAAAGCGATGACGTTTAATGCCTTATCTTTGGCTGAAATGGAAGCCTACCTGCAGAAGCGGAAGCCGATCTGA